A single Lancefieldella parvula DSM 20469 DNA region contains:
- a CDS encoding DUF6609 family protein — translation MNFLEYNKDEKLSFNYKKSCGLWLIVVALIIFAATVIGGKQIINMSVFSFGYVAAFLSINTNKKVLNRFSDGPSSKFQNKMSLYAVIFLFILMFLLGGPFFATENWRLIWLGALMATALHFFLYYFVHGKSMIYLAILCAVNVGVGYIFPDIPLTVTAYIDAAIKLGFGIYLFFFSKPTQQNNLHL, via the coding sequence ATGAACTTTCTGGAATATAACAAAGACGAGAAGCTAAGCTTTAATTATAAGAAATCATGCGGTCTCTGGTTAATTGTTGTAGCTCTCATCATTTTTGCAGCTACCGTAATAGGTGGAAAGCAGATTATCAATATGTCCGTATTTAGCTTTGGATATGTTGCAGCCTTCTTATCCATAAATACAAATAAGAAAGTTCTCAATAGGTTTTCCGATGGCCCTTCAAGTAAGTTCCAAAACAAAATGTCTTTATACGCTGTGATTTTCTTATTCATTTTGATGTTTTTATTAGGTGGTCCATTTTTTGCAACTGAAAACTGGAGGCTTATTTGGTTGGGCGCATTAATGGCCACCGCACTGCACTTTTTCCTCTACTACTTTGTGCATGGAAAATCGATGATCTATTTGGCTATACTCTGCGCCGTCAATGTTGGTGTAGGTTATATTTTTCCAGATATCCCACTGACAGTAACTGCCTATATTGATGCAGCAATTAAACTTGGCTTTGGAATTTACCTGTTCTTTTTCTCAAAGCCAACACAACAAAATAACCTTCACCTATAG
- the mnmA gene encoding tRNA 2-thiouridine(34) synthase MnmA, protein MGELVYLGMSGGVDSALSAALLLEAGYNVKAIYMRNWSKDLPGFKCPWADDLADAERVCVTLGIDLDVWDCEAEYKATVVDYLLDAYEHGRTPNPDVMCNQTVKFGTFAERAFAEGANFVATGHYAQNVPGTKKLLRAADAHKDQTYFLWRVPGHLFERTLFPIGHIATKAEVRSMCAERGLGIETKPDSDGICFIGPVGLRTFLLDTFQKKQGDVIEWETGKILGTHDGAFLFTVGQRKGLNIGGGPARYVVATDTLKNVVYVTCDLNCPALWTRRMELSDMHWISGEPAADGRYVIRTRHTGALVPVTFTLTDNQCGFAEFDQPVKTVAPGQSAVLYDGQEVVGGGIIEADKSILERFM, encoded by the coding sequence ATGGGAGAACTAGTTTACCTTGGCATGAGTGGCGGTGTTGATTCGGCGCTGTCTGCAGCCTTGCTTCTTGAGGCAGGTTATAACGTCAAGGCTATCTATATGCGTAACTGGTCAAAGGATCTGCCAGGTTTTAAGTGTCCCTGGGCAGATGATTTGGCTGATGCTGAGCGCGTTTGTGTGACGCTTGGCATTGATTTGGACGTTTGGGACTGTGAGGCTGAATATAAAGCTACGGTAGTTGATTACTTGCTTGATGCCTATGAACATGGGCGCACCCCCAATCCAGATGTTATGTGCAATCAGACGGTAAAGTTTGGTACCTTTGCAGAGCGCGCTTTTGCTGAGGGCGCTAACTTTGTTGCAACGGGTCACTACGCCCAGAATGTTCCTGGCACAAAGAAACTCCTGCGTGCCGCAGATGCTCACAAGGATCAAACATATTTTCTATGGCGTGTACCAGGTCATTTGTTTGAACGTACGCTTTTTCCTATTGGACACATTGCCACCAAGGCTGAGGTACGCTCCATGTGCGCTGAGCGAGGCTTAGGCATAGAGACTAAGCCAGACTCAGATGGTATTTGCTTTATTGGCCCTGTTGGCTTGCGTACGTTCTTGTTGGACACTTTTCAGAAAAAACAAGGCGATGTCATTGAGTGGGAAACAGGCAAGATTCTTGGCACCCATGACGGAGCGTTTCTCTTTACCGTCGGCCAGAGAAAAGGCCTGAACATTGGCGGAGGTCCTGCTCGCTATGTAGTGGCAACCGACACGCTCAAGAATGTGGTCTACGTAACCTGTGACCTTAATTGTCCTGCGCTTTGGACTAGACGTATGGAGCTTTCGGATATGCATTGGATTTCTGGAGAACCTGCAGCTGATGGCAGATATGTGATTAGGACTCGCCATACGGGTGCATTGGTTCCCGTAACGTTTACGCTCACGGATAATCAATGTGGATTTGCTGAATTTGATCAGCCAGTAAAAACCGTTGCACCAGGTCAATCGGCTGTTTTGTACGATGGTCAGGAAGTTGTTGGTGGTGGCATTATTGAGGCCGACAAGAGTATACTTGAGCGGTTCATGTAA
- a CDS encoding lysylphosphatidylglycerol synthase transmembrane domain-containing protein, with translation MDRPDGASETEHPSSSSRVTVKIGSTTVKGVSTKKPKISVAPTASSEQVEEAKESFGQVRKSILFLFAVVILYVLYIVFSGQFDEFVVALADVDTGWLIAGALCYFVYYFLGILAYVISVITDPESPVGVRDLMSVEASGIFFMNLTPNGAGAAPAQIYRLTRAGISVGQAGALQFTRFVMYEAGEGIFAALMLIFRANYFYEQFGDVTVIGVILFGAKIVMVAVILAICLLPKMVKSVGNWGLRLLSKLRIVKRYDHWHGIINTQVDEFSNGFKTAAKNIPEMCIVLLVTLVQLGCLYALPYFVLRALGQPADLLTCLASGSMLELLTSAIPLPGGTGGAEGGFAFLFGHMFGEKIAAGFVLWRAIEYLLPTLVASMLLGLRSHDHEPIYHKWNRFRQRFSAFVNGEKPAAASTLPRPDTSGIQIKVKRKK, from the coding sequence ATGGATCGCCCAGATGGCGCGTCTGAAACCGAGCACCCCTCATCTTCATCTCGTGTGACGGTAAAGATTGGATCTACAACCGTCAAGGGTGTTTCAACTAAAAAACCTAAGATTAGTGTTGCTCCTACTGCTTCATCTGAACAGGTAGAAGAGGCAAAAGAGAGTTTTGGTCAGGTTAGAAAAAGTATCCTCTTCCTCTTTGCGGTAGTAATACTTTATGTACTCTACATTGTTTTCTCTGGTCAGTTTGATGAGTTTGTTGTTGCCCTAGCTGACGTAGACACAGGATGGCTTATTGCTGGTGCTCTTTGCTATTTTGTCTACTATTTCCTTGGTATTCTCGCTTATGTGATTTCGGTTATTACAGATCCTGAGAGTCCCGTTGGCGTTAGAGATTTGATGAGCGTTGAGGCGTCGGGCATCTTCTTCATGAATTTAACGCCAAACGGCGCAGGTGCTGCTCCTGCTCAGATTTACCGTTTGACTCGTGCGGGTATTTCTGTTGGCCAAGCAGGAGCCTTGCAGTTTACACGCTTTGTTATGTATGAGGCAGGCGAGGGAATCTTTGCAGCTCTTATGCTTATTTTTAGGGCTAATTATTTCTATGAGCAATTTGGCGACGTAACGGTTATTGGCGTTATTTTATTTGGTGCAAAGATAGTGATGGTTGCAGTTATCTTAGCTATCTGCCTGCTTCCTAAAATGGTAAAGTCAGTGGGAAACTGGGGCTTAAGATTGCTCTCTAAGCTACGCATTGTAAAGCGCTACGATCACTGGCATGGCATTATTAACACACAGGTAGACGAGTTCTCAAACGGCTTTAAGACTGCCGCAAAGAATATCCCAGAAATGTGTATTGTCTTGCTGGTCACCTTAGTTCAGCTTGGCTGCCTCTATGCGCTTCCATACTTTGTTTTGCGTGCACTTGGGCAACCAGCTGATCTTTTGACCTGCCTTGCTTCTGGTTCAATGCTTGAGCTCTTGACTTCGGCTATTCCGCTTCCTGGTGGTACTGGTGGTGCTGAGGGTGGCTTTGCCTTTTTGTTTGGTCATATGTTTGGTGAGAAAATTGCCGCAGGCTTTGTACTCTGGCGCGCTATCGAATATCTGCTTCCAACTCTGGTAGCAAGCATGCTTTTGGGGCTCAGATCTCATGATCATGAGCCTATATACCATAAGTGGAATCGCTTCCGCCAGCGTTTCTCTGCCTTTGTAAATGGCGAGAAACCCGCTGCTGCTTCTACGTTACCTCGTCCAGATACATCTGGTATCCAAATTAAGGTTAAGCGTAAGAAATAG
- a CDS encoding aminopeptidase C has product MADQTVNPQWANKETAAFSADRANRVARNSVTSMGVSAAARDISTMRTYTDTYGVAVAKTGDVTNQRQSGRCWMFSSFNVLRQEAIKKLDVDTFEFSQAYGMFYDKLEKANSALEYIIQTADQPTDSRVVHTLLTEGIGDGGYYSFAMSLVEKYGLVPKDAMPETACSKNSTQMDERIDRLFRKSAGELRAAYAAGKSLDELRALKQEQLKGFHQILSVCLGEPPLTFDFECKVGKDAQVDKAKLSPVEPKKASDNKDKKDGEKDEEGTQILRDFGITPLQFAERYCGVDPRGFVQLISVPSKKYPYGKVYHLTFIDTVLGGIKTRFLNVEPEVLEAATIASLKDGNPVCMACDVMQEFPRHNEDFNYVLSTNTMDYNGLFGLDFDMDRAAMIENYETSLTHAMTFQGVELDKDGKAKQWRIENSWGKDSGKDGFLIMSADWFRLYGGEADVRRQYVPKNLLKIWDEGEDVQIDFWENLGYSLGGRNRK; this is encoded by the coding sequence ATGGCTGATCAAACCGTAAATCCACAGTGGGCAAACAAAGAGACTGCTGCTTTCAGTGCAGATCGCGCTAACCGCGTTGCTCGCAACTCCGTAACCTCCATGGGCGTTTCCGCAGCTGCACGCGACATCTCTACTATGCGCACTTACACCGATACCTACGGTGTTGCCGTTGCAAAAACCGGCGACGTCACCAACCAGCGTCAGAGCGGTCGCTGCTGGATGTTCTCTTCCTTCAACGTGCTTCGCCAGGAAGCAATCAAGAAGCTTGACGTTGACACTTTTGAGTTCAGCCAGGCATACGGCATGTTCTACGACAAGCTAGAGAAGGCAAATTCAGCACTTGAGTACATCATTCAGACTGCTGACCAACCAACTGATTCTCGTGTTGTTCACACACTTCTGACTGAGGGCATTGGTGACGGTGGTTACTACTCATTTGCCATGAGCTTGGTTGAAAAGTACGGTCTGGTTCCTAAGGATGCCATGCCAGAGACTGCATGCTCAAAGAACTCAACTCAGATGGACGAGCGTATTGATCGCCTCTTCAGAAAGAGCGCTGGTGAGCTTCGTGCAGCATATGCAGCTGGCAAGTCTCTAGACGAACTCCGTGCGCTTAAGCAGGAGCAACTCAAAGGCTTCCACCAGATTCTTTCTGTCTGCCTTGGTGAGCCACCTCTAACCTTTGACTTTGAGTGCAAGGTTGGCAAAGATGCACAGGTAGATAAGGCAAAGCTCTCCCCTGTTGAGCCTAAAAAAGCTTCTGACAACAAGGACAAAAAGGACGGCGAGAAGGACGAGGAAGGTACTCAGATTCTTCGCGACTTTGGCATTACTCCTCTTCAGTTTGCCGAGCGCTATTGTGGCGTAGACCCTCGCGGCTTTGTCCAGCTTATCTCTGTTCCAAGCAAGAAATACCCTTACGGCAAGGTGTATCACCTAACCTTCATCGACACCGTTTTGGGCGGTATTAAGACTCGCTTCTTAAACGTTGAGCCAGAGGTTCTTGAGGCAGCTACCATTGCTTCCTTGAAGGATGGCAACCCTGTCTGCATGGCCTGCGACGTTATGCAGGAGTTCCCTCGTCACAATGAGGACTTCAACTACGTTCTTTCAACCAACACCATGGATTACAACGGCCTCTTTGGTCTTGACTTTGACATGGATCGCGCTGCAATGATTGAGAACTATGAGACTTCTCTTACCCACGCAATGACCTTCCAGGGCGTTGAGCTGGATAAGGACGGCAAGGCCAAGCAGTGGCGCATTGAGAACAGCTGGGGCAAGGATTCCGGTAAAGATGGCTTCCTCATCATGAGTGCAGACTGGTTCCGCCTCTATGGCGGCGAGGCTGATGTTCGTCGTCAGTACGTTCCAAAGAACCTGCTCAAGATTTGGGATGAGGGCGAGGATGTCCAGATTGATTTCTGGGAGAACCTTGGCTACTCCCTTGGTGGCCGTAACCGCAAGTAA
- a CDS encoding class I SAM-dependent methyltransferase, translated as MDTSLHISHTQSISTSTAEQLSHITSEFYAQQAQSFSATRQAPWQGWQKCLEAMPQLLAGEKPSVLDVGCGNLRFARFLCGEAGIVPAKYFAVDNCRPLVESGNVGGQASRVTFIELDVIRSLFDDTLFSQLTAPPCDLVVAFGFLHHVPGAKNRLRLLRTLLEKAKPGGFVCISFWQFMNNQKLADKAHETTAQGLQALGIDASELEKNDYLIGWQDKVDIWRYCHHFSQEELDKLLVSLGSDVQVCEQFSADGKENNLNRYVILQRV; from the coding sequence ATGGATACTTCTTTGCACATATCACATACTCAATCTATCAGCACGTCTACTGCTGAGCAGCTGAGCCATATTACCTCTGAGTTTTATGCTCAGCAGGCTCAGAGTTTCTCGGCAACGCGTCAGGCGCCTTGGCAGGGATGGCAGAAGTGTTTGGAAGCCATGCCTCAGCTTTTAGCTGGCGAGAAACCCTCTGTACTTGATGTGGGCTGCGGTAACCTGCGCTTTGCTCGCTTTCTTTGCGGTGAGGCGGGGATTGTTCCCGCAAAATATTTTGCTGTAGATAATTGCAGGCCACTTGTGGAAAGTGGCAACGTAGGTGGCCAGGCTTCTCGGGTAACATTCATTGAGTTGGATGTGATAAGGAGTCTTTTTGACGATACGCTTTTTTCACAGCTGACTGCTCCACCTTGTGATTTAGTAGTTGCATTTGGTTTTTTGCATCACGTACCAGGTGCAAAGAATAGGCTCCGGCTTCTGCGTACACTATTAGAGAAAGCAAAACCTGGTGGCTTTGTGTGCATTTCTTTTTGGCAGTTCATGAATAACCAGAAACTTGCTGACAAGGCTCATGAAACTACTGCCCAGGGGTTGCAAGCGTTAGGTATTGACGCCTCAGAACTTGAAAAGAATGACTACTTGATTGGTTGGCAAGATAAGGTGGATATCTGGCGTTATTGCCATCACTTCTCGCAAGAGGAGCTTGATAAATTGCTTGTGAGCTTAGGTTCCGACGTGCAAGTTTGCGAGCAGTTCAGTGCGGATGGTAAAGAAAACAATCTTAATCGTTATGTGATTTTGCAACGTGTATAG
- a CDS encoding FAD-dependent oxidoreductase — protein sequence MTDVKDLYDAVIIGGGPAGLTAALYLARARYRVLVVEKDHFGGQITITNEVVNYPGVFSTSGSELSETMRKQAEAFGAEFLLAEVTDLDMSGDVKVVHTTKGERLCLSVLLATGAHPRHIGFVGEEDYQGHGVAYCATCDGEFFTGKEVFVIGGGFAAAEESVFLTKYAKHVTVLVREEAFTCAPASSEAARTNPNITVLYNTQVESVAGDSALRSITYKNLKTGEKTTFAPEDGDSIGVFVFAGYAPETDLVKELAQTDDYGYLITNEHQETTCEGLFGAGDVCQKPLRQVATAIGQAATTATEMERYIKRIQEKTGLVPQMSVTRISSKREAPEAPAAKTTTDPGDLFTDDMKVQLNAVFERMARSLVLQLELDQRPVSEELVAYMEELSSMTDKLSVQTVSDTGEKNLPVVRVCAQDGTLTGLAFHGVPGGHEFTSFVLGLYNAAGPGQPISDEDKASIAAIESKTHLQVLVGLSCTMCPDVVVAAQRIAANNPQVTCDVYDINHFKELKDTYDVMSVPCLVINDGQKVDFGKKNLSQILSLIP from the coding sequence ATGACCGACGTCAAAGACCTCTACGACGCGGTGATTATCGGCGGTGGGCCGGCAGGGCTCACCGCCGCCCTCTATCTGGCCCGTGCTCGCTACCGCGTTCTGGTTGTCGAGAAGGACCATTTTGGCGGACAGATCACTATCACTAATGAGGTTGTTAATTATCCGGGAGTATTCTCTACCAGCGGCTCCGAGCTCTCTGAAACCATGCGCAAGCAGGCTGAGGCTTTTGGCGCAGAGTTTTTGCTGGCAGAAGTCACCGATCTGGATATGTCTGGAGATGTCAAGGTAGTTCACACTACTAAGGGTGAGCGTCTCTGCCTTTCCGTTCTTCTTGCCACTGGAGCACATCCACGACACATCGGTTTTGTGGGAGAAGAGGATTACCAGGGTCACGGCGTTGCGTACTGTGCTACCTGCGACGGCGAGTTCTTCACGGGCAAAGAAGTCTTTGTCATTGGTGGAGGCTTTGCAGCTGCGGAAGAAAGCGTGTTTTTGACCAAGTACGCAAAGCATGTTACGGTTCTTGTGCGAGAAGAGGCATTTACCTGCGCTCCTGCATCATCTGAGGCCGCTCGCACCAATCCAAACATTACGGTCCTGTATAACACGCAGGTTGAGTCTGTTGCTGGAGATTCCGCGCTCAGGTCTATTACGTACAAGAATCTCAAGACGGGCGAGAAGACCACCTTTGCGCCAGAGGATGGCGATTCTATTGGCGTGTTTGTCTTTGCGGGCTATGCACCAGAGACCGATCTGGTAAAAGAACTGGCACAGACTGATGATTACGGTTATTTGATTACCAACGAGCATCAAGAAACAACCTGTGAGGGTCTCTTTGGCGCAGGTGATGTATGTCAAAAGCCGCTGCGTCAAGTTGCAACGGCCATTGGCCAGGCAGCAACTACTGCTACCGAGATGGAGCGCTATATCAAGCGCATTCAGGAAAAGACCGGTCTAGTTCCACAGATGAGCGTCACGCGCATCTCGTCTAAAAGGGAAGCTCCTGAAGCTCCAGCAGCCAAGACTACCACTGACCCCGGAGATCTTTTCACTGATGACATGAAGGTGCAGCTTAACGCTGTCTTTGAGCGCATGGCACGTTCACTTGTGCTTCAGTTGGAGCTTGATCAAAGGCCTGTCTCTGAAGAGCTTGTTGCGTACATGGAGGAGCTTTCTTCTATGACCGACAAGCTGAGCGTTCAGACGGTCTCAGACACGGGCGAGAAAAACCTTCCAGTTGTTCGTGTTTGCGCTCAAGATGGCACGCTAACAGGTCTTGCGTTCCACGGAGTTCCTGGTGGCCATGAGTTTACTTCATTTGTGCTGGGGCTTTACAACGCTGCAGGTCCTGGCCAGCCTATCAGTGACGAGGATAAGGCATCCATTGCTGCAATTGAGTCAAAGACGCATCTTCAGGTCTTAGTGGGACTCTCTTGTACCATGTGCCCAGATGTTGTTGTAGCTGCTCAGCGCATTGCTGCGAACAATCCTCAGGTTACCTGCGATGTCTACGACATTAATCACTTCAAGGAGCTCAAAGATACCTACGACGTCATGAGCGTTCCTTGCTTGGTTATCAACGACGGTCAGAAAGTTGACTTCGGTAAGAAGAACCTTTCTCAGATTTTGTCGCTGATTCCTTAA
- a CDS encoding PTS sugar transporter subunit IIA has product MGLFDLFKKSSKTATPEALAVSNYTAKTIYAPTSGKVVALESVPDPVFAGGMLGQGLGIWPFEGVVYAPVSGTITATTPTVHAFGITADSGEEVLIHVGVDTVEMKGDGFSALVEKDQHVEVGQPLMTFDLDKVKDAGHPEVVILAITNSSEYSNVEILAAADQSVSAGEKVCVLA; this is encoded by the coding sequence ATGGGACTCTTTGATCTTTTCAAGAAATCTTCCAAGACCGCTACGCCAGAGGCTCTTGCTGTTTCTAACTACACTGCTAAAACAATTTATGCGCCAACCAGCGGAAAAGTAGTTGCGCTAGAGAGCGTCCCTGATCCTGTTTTTGCAGGTGGCATGCTTGGACAGGGTCTAGGTATCTGGCCTTTTGAGGGTGTTGTGTACGCGCCGGTTTCGGGTACTATTACTGCAACTACTCCAACTGTTCACGCATTTGGAATCACTGCCGATTCTGGAGAAGAGGTTTTGATTCATGTGGGTGTTGATACCGTTGAGATGAAGGGTGACGGTTTTTCTGCTCTTGTTGAGAAGGATCAGCACGTTGAGGTCGGTCAGCCACTCATGACCTTTGACCTGGATAAGGTTAAGGACGCGGGTCATCCTGAGGTAGTCATTCTTGCTATCACTAACTCTAGTGAGTACAGCAACGTAGAGATTCTTGCCGCTGCAGACCAGTCAGTTTCTGCTGGCGAGAAGGTCTGTGTGCTTGCATAA
- a CDS encoding elongator complex protein 3 yields the protein MNELILDILQQLRNGSQGALDAHQLEILINSHNSGIDSSAHSTEREKLIPKRAILPYFLQVKQKNNELWQSWNVTPELEERFIRSVRMKPRRTASGVATITVITRPHTCSSNCIYCPCDLRMPKSYLANEPACQRAELTFFDPYVQVAARLQALHQMGHSTDKVELIVLGGTWSDYPESYQYWFIKELFRALNEWPNSPSHIQERLDWYSSFGLQNSEEALSSFVAEQQAAVFDDAVTYNQAFHKLYDSSRPHQRTWSQMQSTYDELVEQQRVNETAAARVVGLVIETRPDTITPGNLRMFRQLGCTKIQIGIQSTRQEILDANKRQMSVAQIKRAFSLIRLYGFKIHSHLMVNLLGATPEADKQDFKTFVTDPGFLPDEIKLYPCALVSGTQLVQKFHEGTWQPYTKDALVDVLVQDVLNTPPYVRISRMIRDISATDILVGNKHTNLRQMVEQELAAEDVASRVQEIRFREINQQQVRANELTLQDFVYTTSVSNEHFLQWVTTDNKIAGFCRLSLPHWDKLISGTCDVSADELLVQPGQAMIRELHVYGQALSLGSEGMSAQHQGLGQKLLAKASSIAADEGYTSLNVISSIGTRAYYRTQGFTDAGLYQQKAL from the coding sequence ATGAATGAACTCATTTTGGACATATTGCAGCAGCTCAGAAATGGCTCACAAGGTGCTCTTGATGCGCATCAGCTTGAGATACTTATTAACTCGCATAACAGCGGAATTGACTCCAGCGCCCACAGTACAGAGCGCGAGAAACTCATTCCTAAACGAGCAATTCTCCCCTATTTTTTGCAAGTAAAGCAAAAAAACAATGAACTGTGGCAATCATGGAATGTAACACCTGAGCTAGAAGAAAGGTTTATCCGCTCTGTTCGCATGAAGCCTCGTCGCACCGCTTCTGGTGTTGCCACCATTACCGTAATCACCAGGCCGCATACCTGCTCAAGCAATTGCATTTATTGCCCATGCGATCTGCGTATGCCTAAGAGCTACCTTGCTAACGAACCCGCCTGTCAGCGTGCTGAGCTTACGTTTTTTGATCCATACGTACAAGTTGCTGCTCGTCTTCAGGCACTCCACCAGATGGGTCACTCAACCGATAAAGTGGAGCTTATTGTGCTTGGTGGTACCTGGAGCGATTATCCAGAGAGTTACCAGTACTGGTTTATCAAAGAGCTCTTCCGTGCGCTCAATGAATGGCCCAACTCTCCTAGCCACATCCAGGAGCGCCTTGATTGGTACTCCTCGTTTGGCTTGCAGAACTCTGAAGAGGCACTCTCTTCCTTTGTTGCTGAACAGCAAGCGGCTGTCTTTGATGATGCTGTCACGTATAACCAGGCTTTTCATAAGCTCTACGATTCCAGCCGTCCTCACCAAAGAACCTGGTCTCAGATGCAAAGCACCTATGATGAGTTGGTAGAGCAGCAACGCGTTAATGAGACGGCCGCTGCCCGTGTGGTAGGTCTTGTTATTGAAACCAGGCCCGATACCATCACGCCAGGTAACCTACGCATGTTTAGACAGCTTGGATGCACCAAAATTCAAATTGGCATTCAGAGCACGCGTCAAGAAATTCTTGACGCAAACAAACGTCAGATGAGCGTTGCTCAGATTAAACGAGCTTTCTCACTCATTCGCTTGTACGGATTTAAAATCCACTCTCACCTAATGGTGAATCTTCTTGGCGCAACTCCTGAAGCAGACAAACAGGACTTTAAAACGTTTGTCACGGATCCAGGATTTCTCCCCGATGAGATCAAACTGTATCCGTGCGCTCTAGTATCTGGAACACAACTGGTGCAGAAGTTTCATGAAGGTACCTGGCAACCATACACAAAAGACGCGCTGGTAGATGTACTTGTTCAAGATGTGCTTAACACACCACCGTATGTACGCATTTCTCGCATGATTAGAGACATTAGCGCAACCGACATCTTAGTAGGAAACAAACACACCAACCTACGTCAAATGGTGGAACAAGAACTTGCTGCTGAAGACGTTGCAAGCCGCGTACAGGAAATTCGCTTTAGAGAAATTAACCAGCAGCAGGTACGCGCCAATGAACTCACACTGCAAGACTTTGTCTACACCACCTCAGTTAGTAACGAGCACTTCCTGCAATGGGTGACTACTGACAATAAAATTGCAGGTTTCTGTAGGCTTTCACTTCCCCACTGGGACAAACTGATCTCTGGCACATGTGATGTTAGTGCCGATGAGTTGCTGGTACAGCCAGGTCAAGCCATGATTAGAGAGCTTCACGTATACGGACAGGCATTATCCCTAGGCTCGGAAGGAATGTCTGCCCAGCACCAGGGTCTAGGTCAAAAACTTCTTGCCAAAGCTTCCTCTATCGCAGCTGATGAGGGATATACCAGTCTTAATGTTATCAGCTCAATTGGAACACGCGCCTACTATCGCACGCAGGGCTTTACTGATGCTGGCCTCTACCAACAAAAAGCCTTGTAA
- a CDS encoding IMPACT family protein yields the protein MPDTSYKTIKLDFVAEGLFEDRKSRFIAQLCHVETETEAQEFLATVRAKHYNARHNVPAWILEDGTERASDDGEPSRTAGMPVLEVLRGAGLKNVCCVVTRYFGGTLLGPGGLVRAYTTAAQEALATAEEASAVQEMLQVVRVELSAPYNLYEQIQRLVSDVGGKVITAEFGADVFLAIDFRCGEEAAFTESLRELSAGKITAEVSAARFDLF from the coding sequence ATGCCTGACACATCCTACAAGACAATCAAGCTGGATTTTGTTGCGGAAGGTCTCTTTGAAGACAGAAAAAGCCGCTTCATAGCTCAGCTTTGTCATGTGGAGACAGAGACAGAAGCGCAAGAGTTTCTCGCCACGGTGAGAGCGAAGCATTACAACGCTCGCCATAACGTTCCTGCATGGATTTTGGAGGACGGTACAGAGCGCGCCTCCGACGATGGAGAGCCTTCCAGAACGGCGGGAATGCCGGTGCTGGAGGTATTGCGTGGAGCGGGACTCAAGAACGTCTGCTGCGTTGTCACGCGCTACTTTGGTGGAACGCTTTTGGGTCCTGGTGGACTTGTTCGTGCGTATACGACAGCGGCTCAAGAGGCTTTGGCTACTGCAGAAGAAGCGTCTGCTGTTCAGGAAATGCTGCAGGTTGTGAGGGTGGAGTTGTCGGCTCCGTATAACCTGTATGAGCAGATTCAGCGCTTGGTCTCAGATGTTGGCGGCAAGGTTATAACGGCGGAGTTTGGAGCGGACGTTTTTCTCGCCATAGATTTTAGGTGTGGAGAAGAAGCAGCGTTTACGGAGTCGCTGAGGGAGCTCAGTGCTGGAAAGATTACAGCCGAGGTCTCCGCGGCGCGTTTTGATCTGTTCTAG
- the ahpC gene encoding alkyl hydroperoxide reductase subunit C yields MSLIGKQIGDFKVNAFHNGDITEVSKESTLGKWSLFFFYPADFTFVCPTELEDLANNYDKFQAAGAEVYSVSCDTEFVHKAWHEESDRISKVTYPMLADPAHVLARNFEVLIEDSGLAERGAFIVDPEGVIQVELVTAGGIGRNAEELLRLLQAAQFVAEHGDQVCPAKWQPGAETLKPSLDLVGQL; encoded by the coding sequence ATGTCTCTTATTGGTAAGCAAATTGGTGATTTTAAGGTAAATGCATTTCACAACGGTGACATCACCGAGGTAAGCAAAGAGTCCACACTGGGTAAGTGGAGCCTGTTCTTCTTCTATCCAGCTGACTTTACCTTTGTCTGCCCAACTGAGCTTGAAGATCTTGCTAACAACTATGACAAGTTTCAGGCTGCTGGCGCAGAGGTCTACTCTGTCTCTTGCGACACTGAGTTTGTACACAAGGCATGGCACGAGGAGTCCGATCGTATCTCTAAGGTAACCTACCCAATGCTCGCTGACCCAGCTCACGTTCTTGCAAGGAACTTTGAGGTTCTCATTGAGGACTCAGGTCTTGCTGAGCGCGGTGCTTTCATCGTTGATCCAGAGGGTGTCATCCAGGTTGAGCTTGTCACCGCCGGTGGTATTGGCCGTAACGCTGAGGAGCTTCTCCGCCTCCTCCAGGCTGCACAGTTTGTTGCAGAGCATGGCGACCAGGTCTGCCCAGCTAAGTGGCAGCCAGGTGCTGAGACCCTGAAGCCAAGCCTTGACCTTGTTGGTCAACTTTAA